Proteins encoded within one genomic window of Propionispora hippei DSM 15287:
- the rpsC gene encoding 30S ribosomal protein S3 has translation MGQKVNPHGLRIGVIKTWDAKWYADKDYAKNLHEDIKIREYLKEKAFAAGISQILIERAANRVKVTIHTAKPGMVIGRGGAGIEELKKGLRKLTDKQIDLNIAEIKQPELDATLVAENIASQLERRIAFRRAMKQSVTRTMRLGAKGIKVMVGGRLGGAEIARSESYREGSIPLHTLRADIDYGTAEAHTTYGRIGVKVWIYKGEVLPEVKKTAAAVEGSVE, from the coding sequence GTGGGTCAAAAAGTTAATCCGCATGGACTTAGAATCGGTGTTATCAAGACTTGGGACGCCAAATGGTATGCCGACAAAGACTATGCAAAAAACTTGCATGAAGATATAAAAATTCGTGAATACCTGAAAGAAAAAGCGTTTGCTGCTGGCATATCCCAGATTCTTATAGAACGTGCGGCTAACCGCGTTAAAGTGACCATTCACACTGCAAAACCAGGTATGGTGATTGGCCGTGGCGGCGCCGGGATCGAGGAGCTTAAAAAAGGCTTAAGAAAGCTGACTGACAAACAAATCGATCTTAACATCGCAGAAATTAAACAACCGGAATTGGACGCTACTCTGGTAGCTGAAAATATCGCATCACAGCTGGAAAGACGTATTGCTTTCCGCCGTGCTATGAAACAGTCGGTAACCCGAACCATGCGTCTTGGCGCTAAAGGGATTAAAGTGATGGTTGGCGGACGCTTAGGCGGCGCTGAAATCGCCCGCAGCGAAAGCTACCGTGAAGGAAGCATTCCACTGCATACATTGAGAGCCGATATTGACTATGGCACTGCTGAAGCTCATACTACTTACGGCCGCATCGGTGTAAAAGTTTGGATCTATAAAGGCGAAGTTTTGCCTGAAGTGAAGAAGACCGCTGCCGCTGTTGAAGGGAGCGTTGAGTAA
- the tuf gene encoding elongation factor Tu encodes MAKKKFERNKPHVNIGTIGHVDHGKTSLTAAITLTLSKAGGAEFMAYDMIDKAPEERERGITINTAHVEYETEKRHYAHVDCPGHADYVKNMITGAAQMDGAILVVSAADGPMPQTREHILLSRQVGVPAMVVFLNKADLVDDAELMELVEMEVRELLSSYEFPGDDIPVISGSAVKALDCGCAKRECQWCGKIMELMDAVDEYIPTPERATNKPFLMPVEDVFTITGRGTVATGRVERGEIKVSDTVEIVGMTDKAKSTVVTGVEMFRKLLDSAVAGDNIGALLRGVERKDIERGQVLAKPGSIKPHTKFKAEVYVLSKEEGGRHTPFFTNYRPQFYFRTTDVTGVVNLPEGVEMVMPGDNIQMSIELITPIAMEEGLRFAIREGGRTVGAGVVTAIDA; translated from the coding sequence ATGGCAAAGAAGAAGTTTGAAAGAAATAAACCGCACGTAAACATAGGCACGATCGGTCACGTTGACCATGGCAAGACGTCGCTGACGGCAGCAATTACGCTGACCTTATCGAAGGCAGGCGGCGCCGAATTCATGGCGTATGACATGATCGACAAAGCACCGGAAGAAAGAGAACGCGGCATTACGATCAATACGGCACACGTAGAATATGAAACAGAAAAACGCCACTATGCGCACGTAGACTGCCCGGGCCATGCTGACTATGTAAAGAACATGATCACCGGCGCAGCGCAGATGGACGGAGCGATCCTGGTAGTAAGTGCAGCTGACGGCCCGATGCCGCAGACTCGCGAACACATTCTGCTGTCCCGTCAGGTAGGCGTACCGGCGATGGTCGTATTCCTGAACAAGGCTGACCTGGTAGACGACGCTGAATTGATGGAACTGGTAGAAATGGAAGTACGTGAACTGTTGTCCAGCTATGAATTCCCTGGCGACGACATTCCTGTAATCAGCGGTTCGGCAGTAAAAGCTCTGGACTGCGGCTGCGCAAAACGCGAATGCCAATGGTGCGGCAAAATCATGGAATTGATGGACGCTGTAGACGAATACATCCCGACGCCGGAACGTGCAACCAACAAACCGTTCCTGATGCCTGTGGAAGACGTGTTCACCATCACTGGCCGTGGTACGGTAGCAACGGGCCGTGTAGAACGTGGCGAAATCAAAGTCAGTGACACGGTAGAAATCGTAGGGATGACGGACAAAGCTAAATCGACGGTAGTAACCGGCGTAGAAATGTTCCGTAAACTGCTGGATTCGGCAGTAGCTGGCGACAACATCGGCGCTCTGCTGCGCGGCGTGGAAAGAAAAGACATTGAACGCGGCCAGGTATTGGCTAAACCGGGTTCGATTAAACCGCATACGAAATTCAAAGCAGAAGTATATGTACTGTCGAAAGAAGAAGGCGGCCGTCACACACCGTTCTTTACGAACTACCGTCCGCAGTTCTACTTCCGTACGACTGACGTAACGGGTGTAGTAAACCTGCCGGAAGGTGTGGAAATGGTAATGCCTGGCGACAACATCCAAATGTCGATCGAGTTGATTACTCCGATCGCAATGGAAGAAGGACTGCGCTTCGCGATTCGTGAAGGCGGCCGTACGGTTGGCGCCGGTGTCGTAACTGCTATCGACGCATAA
- the rplX gene encoding 50S ribosomal protein L24, with protein MAEVNKLHVKKGDTVVVLSGKDKGKKGKIIEALPKKSKVIVEGVNTVKRHTKPSQKLPQGGIVVKEAPLNSSKVMLVCSACDKPTRIKKSALASGKSVRVCKKCGEIIDKEK; from the coding sequence GTGGCTGAAGTCAATAAATTGCATGTAAAAAAAGGTGACACAGTGGTTGTGTTATCTGGTAAAGATAAAGGTAAAAAAGGAAAAATTATCGAAGCTTTACCGAAGAAGAGCAAAGTTATTGTAGAAGGCGTGAACACTGTGAAACGTCATACAAAACCAAGCCAAAAACTGCCCCAGGGTGGTATTGTGGTTAAAGAAGCTCCTCTTAACTCCTCGAAAGTCATGCTGGTATGCTCCGCATGTGACAAACCTACCCGCATCAAAAAAAGCGCATTGGCGAGCGGAAAATCTGTGCGTGTATGTAAAAAATGCGGCGAGATCATTGATAAAGAGAAATAA
- the rplD gene encoding 50S ribosomal protein L4 — MPKVAVYNIAGQQTGEIELNENVFGVEVNEAVLHQAVVMQLASQRLGTAATKTRGMVRGGGRKPWKQKGTGRARAGSTRSPIWVGGGTTFGPQPRSYAFRMPRKQRRLAIKCALSAKVKAEELVVVEAIDFAQPKTKDVVKLLNDFKATDSKALIVTGEALENVEKSSRNIRGVKAIASTGINVYDLLHHDKVLITKDAVNRIEEVLA, encoded by the coding sequence ATGCCGAAAGTAGCAGTATATAATATCGCCGGTCAACAGACTGGTGAAATAGAGTTAAATGAAAATGTTTTTGGCGTGGAAGTAAATGAAGCTGTTTTGCACCAAGCTGTGGTTATGCAACTTGCCAGTCAGCGTTTGGGCACAGCTGCTACAAAGACTAGAGGAATGGTACGCGGCGGCGGTAGAAAACCGTGGAAACAAAAGGGTACAGGCCGGGCTCGTGCCGGCAGCACCCGTTCCCCGATTTGGGTAGGCGGCGGTACCACGTTTGGCCCGCAACCCCGTTCTTACGCTTTTAGAATGCCTCGTAAACAACGTCGTCTGGCCATCAAGTGTGCACTCAGTGCAAAAGTGAAAGCCGAAGAACTGGTTGTTGTTGAAGCCATTGATTTTGCACAGCCTAAGACAAAAGACGTTGTGAAATTGCTGAACGATTTTAAAGCGACTGACAGCAAGGCGCTGATTGTTACCGGCGAAGCGCTGGAGAACGTAGAAAAATCGTCCCGCAACATTCGCGGAGTCAAAGCCATTGCTTCCACCGGAATCAATGTATATGATCTTCTCCACCATGACAAAGTGCTCATCACGAAAGATGCAGTTAATCGCATCGAGGAGGTGCTGGCATAA
- the rpsQ gene encoding 30S ribosomal protein S17 yields MTERNERKTRIGKVVSDKMEKTVVVAVERLVPHPLYKKAVKKTVKFKAHDENNESHTGDTVEIMETRPLSKDKRWRVVEIIERAK; encoded by the coding sequence GTGACCGAAAGAAACGAACGCAAAACCCGTATTGGCAAAGTGGTTAGCGATAAGATGGAAAAAACGGTTGTAGTAGCGGTAGAACGCTTGGTACCGCATCCGTTGTATAAAAAAGCTGTGAAAAAGACAGTGAAATTCAAAGCCCATGATGAAAACAACGAAAGCCACACCGGCGACACGGTGGAAATCATGGAAACTCGTCCATTATCGAAAGACAAACGTTGGAGAGTTGTAGAAATTATCGAAAGAGCAAAATAA
- the rplC gene encoding 50S ribosomal protein L3 has protein sequence MAKGLLGKKLGMTQIFTPEGKVVPVTVLEAGQTVVLQNRTVENDGYNAVQLGYGAVKDKKVTRPLKGHFAKAGAKPVKFIREVRLPAASEYTVGQFIGADVFSAGELVDVTGTAKGKGFAGGIKRHNFRRGPMAHGSKSHREPGSIGPRMSGGGGKVFKGKKLPGQMGGQKVTVQRLSVVRVDNERNLILIKGAVPGPKGSYVVIRNTVKPSK, from the coding sequence ATGGCTAAAGGACTTTTAGGAAAAAAATTAGGTATGACTCAAATTTTTACTCCGGAAGGCAAAGTTGTTCCGGTAACTGTGCTGGAAGCAGGACAAACCGTTGTGCTTCAAAACAGAACTGTTGAAAACGACGGCTATAATGCAGTGCAACTGGGCTATGGCGCTGTTAAAGATAAAAAGGTTACCAGGCCGCTGAAGGGGCATTTTGCCAAAGCCGGTGCAAAACCGGTTAAATTTATCCGCGAAGTAAGACTTCCTGCTGCTTCGGAATATACAGTAGGTCAGTTTATCGGTGCCGACGTGTTTAGCGCAGGTGAGCTGGTAGACGTAACCGGCACAGCAAAAGGCAAGGGATTTGCCGGCGGTATTAAACGCCATAACTTTAGACGCGGTCCTATGGCTCACGGTTCCAAATCGCACCGTGAACCTGGTTCAATCGGTCCCCGGATGAGCGGCGGCGGCGGTAAGGTATTCAAAGGTAAAAAGCTTCCCGGCCAGATGGGCGGACAGAAGGTAACCGTACAGCGTTTAAGTGTGGTAAGAGTGGACAATGAACGCAACCTGATTTTGATCAAAGGTGCCGTTCCCGGACCTAAAGGAAGTTATGTTGTGATCAGAAATACCGTAAAACCTTCAAAATAA
- the rplR gene encoding 50S ribosomal protein L18, translating to MLRKENKNESRQKRHRRVRKHVVGTAERPRLNVFRSLSHIYAQIINDQTGTTLVSASTVDKEVKGQVEYGGNIEAAKAVGAELAKRALANGITKVVFDRGGYIYHGRVAALAAAAREAGLEF from the coding sequence TTGCTTCGTAAAGAAAACAAAAACGAGTCACGCCAAAAGCGGCATCGTAGAGTTCGTAAACATGTTGTAGGAACTGCGGAAAGACCCCGTCTTAACGTTTTCCGGAGTTTGAGTCATATATACGCTCAGATTATCAACGATCAGACTGGTACAACGCTTGTTTCAGCCAGTACGGTTGACAAAGAAGTGAAGGGCCAAGTGGAATACGGCGGTAACATCGAAGCGGCTAAAGCTGTGGGAGCGGAACTTGCCAAACGGGCGTTAGCTAACGGAATTACCAAAGTCGTATTTGATCGTGGCGGCTATATTTATCACGGCAGAGTGGCTGCATTAGCAGCGGCAGCACGTGAAGCAGGGCTGGAATTTTAG
- the rplB gene encoding 50S ribosomal protein L2: MAVKSFKPYAPGRRFMTVANFEEITTDKPERSLVERLQKHAGRNQQGRLTVRHQGGGHKRLYRIIDFKRNKDGIPATVATIEYDPNRSARIALLNYADGEKRYILAPNGLKVGDKVMSGPEADIKVGNALPLKNIPVGTQIHNIEMKIGKGGQMVRSAGASAQLMAKEGNHALLRLPSGELRKVHVNCKATIGQVGNLEHENITIGKAGRSRWLGIRPANRGVAMNPIDHPHGGGEGRSPVGRKHPVTPWGKHAMGAKTRRKKSSDKLIVKRRTK; this comes from the coding sequence ATGGCAGTAAAAAGTTTCAAACCCTATGCTCCGGGTAGAAGGTTTATGACTGTGGCTAATTTCGAAGAAATTACCACTGATAAACCAGAGCGTTCTCTTGTGGAACGACTGCAAAAACATGCCGGGCGTAATCAGCAAGGCCGTCTGACAGTAAGACATCAAGGCGGCGGCCATAAGCGCCTGTATAGAATAATCGATTTTAAACGTAATAAAGACGGCATTCCGGCAACTGTAGCAACAATTGAGTACGATCCGAACCGTTCGGCCCGTATTGCACTACTTAACTATGCCGACGGTGAAAAACGTTATATCCTGGCTCCCAACGGGCTAAAAGTCGGAGATAAAGTGATGAGCGGCCCGGAAGCCGACATCAAAGTAGGCAATGCGCTTCCTTTGAAGAATATTCCGGTCGGTACTCAGATTCACAATATCGAGATGAAAATCGGCAAAGGCGGCCAAATGGTCCGTTCGGCCGGCGCATCGGCTCAATTGATGGCAAAGGAAGGCAACCATGCGCTGCTTCGCTTACCGTCCGGTGAGTTAAGAAAAGTTCATGTAAACTGCAAAGCTACCATTGGCCAGGTTGGCAATTTGGAGCATGAAAATATTACGATCGGTAAAGCCGGACGCTCGCGCTGGCTTGGCATTCGCCCGGCAAACCGCGGCGTAGCGATGAACCCGATTGACCATCCGCATGGCGGTGGCGAAGGTCGTTCGCCTGTGGGCCGCAAACATCCTGTTACTCCTTGGGGTAAACATGCTATGGGTGCTAAGACCCGCAGAAAGAAATCGTCCGATAAGCTCATCGTTAAGAGACGGACAAAATAG
- the rplP gene encoding 50S ribosomal protein L16 — protein sequence MLLPKRVKHRKQFRGRMKGKANRGNTVSHGEFGLQALEPAWITNRQIEAARIAMTRYIKRGGKVWIKIFPDKPITAKPAETRMGSGKGSPEYWVAVVKPGRVMFEMDGVTEEVAKEAMRLAAHKLPIKTKFVKREEAEVSAEQEVGGEVDEG from the coding sequence ATGCTTTTGCCAAAAAGAGTGAAACATCGCAAACAATTTCGTGGTCGTATGAAGGGTAAAGCCAATCGCGGCAATACCGTCAGCCATGGCGAATTCGGCTTGCAAGCTCTTGAACCGGCCTGGATTACCAACCGGCAAATTGAAGCAGCCCGTATTGCTATGACCCGTTATATCAAACGTGGCGGTAAAGTTTGGATTAAAATATTCCCCGATAAACCGATTACGGCAAAACCGGCTGAAACCCGTATGGGTAGCGGTAAAGGTTCACCGGAATACTGGGTAGCGGTAGTAAAACCCGGCCGTGTTATGTTTGAAATGGACGGCGTAACTGAAGAAGTGGCTAAAGAAGCTATGCGTCTGGCCGCTCATAAACTTCCTATTAAAACGAAGTTCGTTAAACGGGAAGAGGCAGAGGTATCGGCAGAGCAAGAAGTAGGTGGTGAAGTAGATGAAGGCTAA
- the rpmC gene encoding 50S ribosomal protein L29 yields the protein MKANDIREMSAAELTQKLSGLKEELFNLRFQLATGQLENPMRIQEVKKTIARIKTVQREQELKAGEA from the coding sequence ATGAAGGCTAATGATATCCGTGAAATGAGTGCGGCTGAACTGACTCAGAAGCTTTCCGGACTTAAAGAGGAATTATTTAACCTGAGATTCCAACTTGCTACCGGTCAATTAGAAAACCCGATGCGGATTCAGGAAGTAAAGAAGACTATAGCCCGCATCAAAACTGTACAACGTGAGCAGGAATTAAAGGCTGGAGAGGCTTAA
- the rpsH gene encoding 30S ribosomal protein S8 yields MVMTDPIADMLTRLRNANSVYHDKVEIPASKIKQAVAEILKSEGFIKDFEVIKDDKQGVLRVSLKYGPNREKVITGIKRISKPGLRVYAKRDQLPRVLGGLGIAIVSTSQGIMTDKQARRDGLGGEVLAYVW; encoded by the coding sequence ATGGTAATGACCGATCCAATAGCCGATATGCTGACACGTTTACGTAATGCTAATTCGGTTTATCATGATAAAGTGGAAATTCCTGCATCGAAGATTAAACAGGCGGTTGCTGAGATCTTAAAAAGCGAAGGCTTCATTAAGGATTTCGAAGTAATCAAAGACGATAAGCAAGGCGTTTTGCGGGTGAGCTTGAAATATGGTCCGAACCGTGAGAAAGTAATCACCGGTATTAAACGGATTTCCAAGCCGGGACTCAGAGTGTATGCTAAGAGAGATCAATTGCCGCGCGTACTTGGCGGACTTGGCATCGCTATCGTGTCCACGTCGCAGGGAATTATGACTGACAAACAGGCGCGCCGCGATGGACTTGGCGGCGAAGTGCTTGCATACGTTTGGTAA
- the rpsJ gene encoding 30S ribosomal protein S10: MAKQQKIRIRLKAYDHKALDQSAARIVDTAKRTGASVSGPIPLPTEKNIFTILRSPHVNKDSREQFEMRTHKRLIDIVEPTSKTVDALMRLDLPAGVDIEIKL, from the coding sequence ATGGCTAAACAACAAAAAATCAGAATTCGCCTCAAGGCGTATGATCATAAGGCATTGGATCAGAGCGCGGCAAGAATTGTTGATACTGCAAAAAGAACCGGTGCGTCCGTATCCGGTCCCATACCACTTCCCACGGAGAAAAATATTTTCACTATTTTGCGTTCACCCCATGTCAATAAAGATTCGCGTGAGCAATTTGAAATGCGTACGCATAAGCGCTTAATTGACATCGTAGAGCCGACTTCGAAGACTGTAGACGCTTTGATGCGCCTCGACCTTCCGGCTGGTGTGGATATCGAAATTAAGCTGTAG
- the rplN gene encoding 50S ribosomal protein L14, translating to MIQQQTILNVADNTGAKQIMCIRVLGGSFRRYANIGDVIVAAVKDASPGGVVKKGDVVKAVVVRSKKGLRRADGSYIRFDENAAVVIKDDKSPRGTRIFGPVARELREKDFMKIISLAPEVI from the coding sequence ATGATCCAACAACAGACAATCCTCAATGTTGCTGACAATACCGGAGCTAAACAGATCATGTGCATCCGGGTATTAGGCGGTTCTTTCCGCAGATATGCCAATATCGGTGATGTTATTGTTGCAGCAGTTAAAGACGCATCTCCAGGTGGTGTAGTAAAAAAGGGTGATGTAGTGAAAGCTGTCGTTGTGCGCTCCAAAAAAGGCTTGCGCCGTGCCGACGGTTCCTATATTCGCTTTGATGAAAATGCAGCAGTAGTTATAAAAGATGATAAAAGTCCCAGAGGTACCCGTATTTTTGGGCCGGTAGCGAGAGAACTCAGAGAGAAGGACTTTATGAAAATTATCTCGTTGGCACCGGAAGTAATCTAA
- the rplV gene encoding 50S ribosomal protein L22, with amino-acid sequence MEAKAIARYIRISPRKIRIVMDLIRGKNIGEALAILKYTPKVGADVIEKVLTSAVANAEHNFDMNSDKLYVSAAYVDQGPTLKRIHPRSRGQAFKILKRSSHVTVVVKER; translated from the coding sequence ATGGAAGCGAAGGCAATTGCCAGATATATTCGCATTTCACCGCGTAAAATCCGTATTGTAATGGATTTGATTCGTGGTAAAAACATTGGTGAAGCATTGGCTATATTGAAATACACGCCGAAAGTCGGTGCCGACGTAATCGAAAAAGTACTGACTTCCGCTGTGGCAAATGCGGAGCATAACTTTGATATGAATTCGGATAAACTGTATGTTTCTGCTGCATACGTAGATCAAGGTCCTACTTTAAAACGTATTCATCCGAGATCTCGTGGGCAAGCTTTTAAAATTTTAAAGCGCAGCAGCCACGTGACAGTAGTTGTAAAAGAGAGATAA
- a CDS encoding type Z 30S ribosomal protein S14, with the protein MAKKALIEKWKAEPKFKVRKYNRCKVCGRPHGYLRKFEMCRICFRELSYKGAIPGVTKASW; encoded by the coding sequence GTGGCTAAAAAGGCGTTAATTGAAAAATGGAAAGCCGAGCCGAAATTCAAAGTTCGTAAATACAACAGATGCAAAGTCTGCGGCCGTCCTCATGGTTACTTGCGTAAATTTGAAATGTGCCGTATTTGTTTTAGAGAATTGAGCTACAAAGGGGCTATTCCAGGGGTAACCAAGGCTAGCTGGTAA
- the rplF gene encoding 50S ribosomal protein L6 translates to MSRIGRMPIAIPAGVTLKIDGNLVTVKGPKGELSRAIHSDMILELENDTLLVKRPSDAKEHRSLHGLTRTLIANMVTGVTTGFTKTLEIAGVGYRAAKSGTKLALTLGFSHPVEVEPPKGLSIDVPAPNRIIVSGSDKEAVGALAAKIRGYREPEPYKGKGIKYEGEVIRRKVGKAGGKGKK, encoded by the coding sequence ATGTCAAGAATTGGGAGAATGCCGATTGCTATTCCGGCAGGCGTAACCCTCAAGATAGATGGCAACCTGGTTACCGTAAAGGGACCTAAAGGCGAATTGAGCCGTGCCATTCACAGTGATATGATTTTGGAACTGGAAAACGACACTCTTCTTGTCAAGAGACCGTCCGATGCTAAAGAACACAGATCTTTGCATGGTTTAACCCGTACCCTGATTGCCAACATGGTAACCGGTGTAACAACTGGTTTTACAAAAACACTGGAAATTGCCGGTGTTGGTTACAGAGCGGCAAAATCCGGTACGAAGCTGGCCTTGACCCTCGGATTTTCACATCCGGTGGAAGTGGAACCGCCGAAAGGCTTGAGCATTGACGTTCCCGCTCCGAACAGAATTATTGTTTCGGGGTCGGATAAAGAAGCGGTAGGCGCGTTAGCCGCTAAGATTCGCGGTTACAGAGAACCGGAACCGTATAAAGGTAAAGGCATTAAGTATGAAGGTGAAGTAATTCGCCGCAAAGTAGGTAAAGCAGGCGGTAAAGGTAAGAAGTAA
- the rplW gene encoding 50S ribosomal protein L23 has translation MANARDILIRPYITEKSTALMAEDRYTFIVPLKSNKVEIRQAVEEVFKVKVLAINTIRVPGKTKRMGKTAGKRPDYKKAIVKLAPGERIEFFEGV, from the coding sequence ATGGCAAACGCACGCGATATTCTAATCCGTCCGTACATTACGGAAAAATCGACCGCTTTAATGGCAGAAGACAGATATACCTTTATTGTACCGTTAAAGTCCAATAAAGTGGAAATCCGTCAGGCTGTAGAAGAGGTATTCAAGGTAAAGGTACTTGCTATCAATACCATCCGCGTTCCGGGTAAAACCAAACGGATGGGCAAAACGGCAGGCAAACGTCCTGACTATAAAAAAGCAATCGTAAAACTGGCTCCTGGCGAGCGTATCGAATTCTTTGAAGGTGTATAA
- the rpsS gene encoding 30S ribosomal protein S19, translating to MSRSTKKGPYVHESLLKKVDALNEKSDKKVVKTWSRSSTILPSFVGHTIAVHDGRKHVPVYVTEDMVGHKLGEFAPTRTFKGHGDNERSTSLR from the coding sequence GTGTCGAGATCCACAAAAAAAGGACCTTATGTCCATGAAAGCCTGCTGAAAAAGGTTGACGCTTTGAATGAAAAAAGTGACAAAAAGGTTGTTAAAACTTGGTCACGCAGCTCCACCATTCTTCCTAGTTTTGTCGGACATACAATAGCGGTTCATGACGGACGGAAACATGTTCCGGTATATGTCACGGAAGATATGGTAGGCCATAAACTGGGTGAGTTTGCACCTACCCGTACGTTTAAAGGCCATGGTGACAACGAAAGATCAACATCGCTTAGATAA
- the rplE gene encoding 50S ribosomal protein L5 encodes MARLKDKYKNEVAKAMMEKFGYKNVMEIPKIEKVVLNMGVGEAVGNPKVLDAAVNDMTIIAGQKPVVTRAKKSIAAFKIREGMPIGAKVTLRGERMYQFLDKLLNVALPRVRDFRGVSPRAFDGRGNYTLGVKEQLIFPEIEYDKIDKLRGMDIIVVTTANTDEEARELLRLMGMPFSA; translated from the coding sequence ATGGCTAGATTAAAAGACAAGTATAAAAACGAAGTAGCTAAAGCGATGATGGAGAAGTTTGGCTACAAAAATGTTATGGAAATCCCTAAGATTGAAAAGGTTGTTCTAAACATGGGCGTAGGCGAAGCCGTAGGTAATCCGAAGGTATTGGATGCAGCAGTGAACGACATGACGATCATCGCCGGACAAAAACCGGTTGTGACTCGGGCAAAAAAATCCATTGCGGCATTTAAAATCCGTGAAGGCATGCCGATCGGTGCCAAAGTAACCCTGCGCGGCGAGCGGATGTATCAGTTTTTGGATAAATTATTGAACGTAGCTCTTCCCCGTGTGCGTGACTTCCGTGGTGTAAGCCCTCGCGCTTTCGACGGACGCGGCAACTATACACTGGGTGTAAAAGAACAGCTGATTTTCCCTGAAATTGAATACGATAAAATTGACAAACTGCGTGGTATGGACATTATTGTTGTCACAACAGCTAACACGGACGAAGAAGCCCGCGAGCTGCTGCGGTTAATGGGGATGCCATTCAGCGCGTAA